One Phoenix dactylifera cultivar Barhee BC4 chromosome 8, palm_55x_up_171113_PBpolish2nd_filt_p, whole genome shotgun sequence genomic window carries:
- the LOC120111603 gene encoding uncharacterized protein LOC120111603: MSKGIPVEKLFNHGHQFTIPKKGHMNTVMIENHRTNKMLVCGSATSWLGLNENAEGSHGRPTSQADFWFLFGNFFRNPWSEKHGIQQVLGSSTSKDGDGIDEISLNPPAPEDSMVGISMVAWGHMSRASLKKTMEDLTEELEQASQKSTKLNEDKDPHRLFTSTTSP, encoded by the exons ATGTCCAAAGGGATTCCTGTAGAGAAATTGTTCAATCATGGACATCAATTTACCATACCCAAGAAAGGCCATATGAACACAGTAATGATTGAAAACCACCGGACAAATAAGATGTTGGTGTGTGGCTCAGCAACATCAT GGCTGGGGTTAAACGAAAATGCTGAAGGGAGTCATGGCCGGCCAACAAGTCAAGCTGATTTTTGGTTCCTTTTTGGCAACTTTTTCCGAAATCCATGGTCAGAAAAACATGGAATACAGCAAGTACTAGGATCAAGCACAAG CAAGGATGGAGATGGTATCGATGAAATTTCTCTAAACCCCCCTGCTCCCGAAGATTCGATGGTTGGCATCTCAATGGTTGCTTGGGGGCATATGAGCAGAGCCAGCTTGAAGAAGACAATGGAAGACCTGACAGAGGAGCTTGAGCAAGCAAGCCAAAAATCAACAAAACTTAATGAAGACAAGGATCCCCATAGACTTTTCACAAGCACGACATCTCCTTGA